From the genome of Candidatus Hydrogenedentota bacterium:
CGGGCAGGTCGTTCATGATTTTCATGCCGCCTATTGCTGGTGGCTCGGCGCGGCCATCGTTTCGATGCTGTTGTACTGCACCATCTGGAAGGCCAAGCCAAAAGAGTAACCGGCATTTTGAAACGCCTCAAGTTGTTGCGCGTGACGGGAAGGCATGATAGCATGGAATCCAACGGGAACCGGCGGTTCCGTCTGTCGCGGCGCGGGTCGCATCGCGAAACGATACGCTGGCGCATTTCTGAAAAGGTTTGCCGAGGAATACATCCATGAAAATCGCGGTGGTCGGTGTGGGTTATGTCGGTCTGGTTGTGGGGACGGGTCTGGCGGAAAACGGTCATTTTGTGACCTGCGTGGATCGCGACGAGGAACGCATCCAGGCGTTGCGGGCCGGCCAGTTGCCGATCTATGAGCCGGGACTCGAAGAATTGATGAAACGCAATATCGAGGAGGAGCGTCTTGGTTTTACGACCGATTTCGACACGGCCGTCGAAAATTCGCTGCTCGTGTTCATCTGTGTCGGCACGCCTTCGCTTGAAGACGGCCACGCGGACGTGTCCGAGGTCATGGCCTGTGCCGAACAAGTGGCGCAGGCGATGCGCGGTTACCATATCATCGTGCTCAAGAGCACCTGTCCCGTCGGCATGGCGGACAAGGTTCGCGAACGCGTCGCGAGCCTGACCTCGCAGCCGTTCGACGTGGTCGTGAACCCGGAATTCCTCAAGGAAGGCGCGGCGGTGGACGATTTCATGCGCCCCGACCGCGTGCTCATCGGCTGCGAAGACGTCCGTGTGCAGGAAATCATGAAGGAACTCTATGCGCCGTTCATGCGCACCGGAAAGCCGATCCTCTGCATGGGCGTCCGCAGCGCCGAAATGACCAAGTATGCCGTCAACGTCACCTTGGCCGCGCGCATTTCGCTCATCAACGAACTTGCGAATATCTGCGAGGCATACGGCGCCGACATTGGGGAGGTTCGGGAAGGACTCATGGCCGACAGCCGGATCGGTTCGACCTATTTGTTCCCCGGGCTGGGTT
Proteins encoded in this window:
- a CDS encoding UDP-glucose/GDP-mannose dehydrogenase family protein, which produces MKIAVVGVGYVGLVVGTGLAENGHFVTCVDRDEERIQALRAGQLPIYEPGLEELMKRNIEEERLGFTTDFDTAVENSLLVFICVGTPSLEDGHADVSEVMACAEQVAQAMRGYHIIVLKSTCPVGMADKVRERVASLTSQPFDVVVNPEFLKEGAAVDDFMRPDRVLIGCEDVRVQEIMKELYAPFMRTGKPILCMGVRSAEMTKYAVNVTLAARISLINELANICEAYGADIGEVREGLMADSRIGSTYLFPGLGFGGSCLPKDVVACATFARDKGIPCDMLDAVSAVNDRQVQMFIDRIFRHYGGSVTGRRFAIWGLSFKPRTDDIRHAPALRVLDALLEGGASAAVYDPVANRKVAAIYGDRILVGAKSYAVLEGADGLVIATEWREFHNPDFARIASLMREKVIFDGRNLYNPKVLAGHGFRYYSIGRA